The Chryseobacterium glaciei DNA window CGACTACAGGGTTCACTTCTAAAAGTTCGGTTTCAAAATAATTTCCACCGACCAAAGCTCTTCCCTGCGTTTGCTGAGAACTTGCTGTAACGCCAATTCTTATCTTGTCGAAAATCTTATGAATAGAAGGAATTTGTAGTTTTAATTTTTTACAGGCTTCAATGAAACCTCCTTTATCTGATGAAAACTGAGTTCCGAGAATTTCATTAATTTCATTCACTCCACCTATGAAAATCGTTGAATATGAAACCAATTCTTTTAAAACTTCGTTTCCGTTTTTGCCGTATTTCCAAAGGTTTGAGCGGTAAGCCGGGTCTGAAGTAACTTCAATTCCCAGTTCACGGGCAGTTTGTAAACCTTCTTTCAAACTTTCATAAGCCGCTTTCGAAATTCCGGGGCTAATGCCAGTCCAATGGAAATATTTACAGCCTTCAAGGGCTTTTTTCCAGTCAATTTGTTCAGATTTAATGTTTGCGAAAGAACCATTTAATCTATTGTAAGCGATTCTGCTCGCACGAACTGACGAACCAACTTCCAAAAAATACAACCCTAAAGGATGTTCATTTTTGTTGATGAAAGTCGTGTCAATTTCAAAACTTTTGATGAAAGAAACCGCTGATTCCCCCACAAAATCATCAGAAACACTGCTGATATGTCTTACGTCACAACCCATTGTTGCCAATGAAGATGCTACATTAAGCTCTGTTCCGCCGAAAAAAAATTCCATTTCGTGGCTTTGCTTCATCGTTCTGTTTCCGGGTGGCGAAAGTCGCATAATGACTTCTCCGAATGTGACTATTTTGTTGCTCATTTTTTTAATTAATGATCTACTTAAATTTTTAAAATATCTTTTTTTATTTAAACACAAAGTGCGCAAAGATTTTTTTGACTACTAACTGTTTTTAAGTTCGCAAAGGCGTTTGACTATCTCGAATCTTCGATTTCACTTAGCTAAGGTCTCAAAGACTTCTTATTACAGATATTTATTTTTTAACCATTAAGATTTTATTTAAGGAGTTTAGAAAAGTTAAGTTGGGCTTTGCCTTAAGATTATTTAAAATCAATTTGGTTTTTCTTAATTAAACTTAACTTCTTAATTCTACTTAATGGTTTAAAATTGTGTCAATTATATTATCTCAAATTTTAAAAATCAAAATAATTTTTAGCATTATGATAACAAATATCTGAAATCGTCTTACCGATCAGTTCGATATCATCAGGTAATTCACCATTTTTCATCTCTTCACCGAAAAGATTACACAATACTCTTCTGAAATACTCGTGTCTCGGGTAAGAAAGGAAACTTCTGGAATCCGTCAACATTCCGACGAAACAGCTGATCAATCCCATGTTTGAAAGGGCGTTCATCTGCTTGATCATTCCGTCTTTCTGGTCAAGGAACCACCATCCTGAACCGAACTGTACTTTTCCTTTGATGCTACCGTCATTAAAATTACCTATCATTGTCGCGAAAATCTCATTGTCGGCAGGATTTAAATTATATAAAATTGTCTTTGTTAATTTATCTTTTCCATCTAAAGTATTTAATAATTTAGACAAAGTTTCAGCCTGAACGAAGTCACCAATAGAATCCCAACCCGTATCCGGACCTAGAATTCTGTGCATTCTTTCGTTATTATTTCTCAATGCCCCCAAGTGGAACTGCTGAACCCATCCAAATTTGTGATAAGCCTCACCTAAGAATAATAAAATTGCTGTTTTGAATTGATTCACCTGCTTTTCAGCGATTACTTTTCCTGAGATTTTATCATTGAAAATCGTGCTTACTTCTGCTTCTGTAAATTCTTCGAAAGAAATATTGTTCAATCCGTGGTCGCAAAGTCTGCATCCGTTTTCGTGGAAATATTCGATTCTTTTTAGTAAAGCATCACACAATGTTTGATAAGAATTAATTTCAATTCCGGCAGATTCGCCTAATTTTGAAATATAATCTGCAAAGTTGTGGTTTTCAATTAAAATCGCTTTATCAGGACGGAAAGCGGTACTCACTTTAATAGAGAAGTCACTTTTCGCCAAATCCTGATGATAATTCAATAGATCTGTAGGATCTTCTGTTGTGCACAGAGATTCTACATTCATCATTTTTAATAAACCTCTTGTCGATTTTTCACGAGTCTGAAGCTGAGCGGTGATGTTTTCGTAAATTTCAGATGCGTTGTCTGCATTTAATAATTCATCAATTCCGAAATATCTTTTTAGTTCTAAATGCGTCCAGTGATACAAAGGATTTCTTAATGTATAAGGAACCGTTTTTGCCCAAGCTTCAAATTTTTCTTTATCTGAAGCATCTCCCGTGATGAATTTTTCGTTCACGCCCATTGTACGCATCGCTCTCCATTTGTAATGGTCGCCTGCAATCCAAACCTTTGAAATATTTTCGAAAATAGTGTCTTCTGCAATATCTTTAGGAATCAAGTGATTATGATAATCAATGATGGGTTGCTTTTCTGCATACTTGAAGTATAATTCTTCAGCGTATTTATTTTGTAATAAAAAATTATCTGTAATAAAAGGTTTCATTCTAATCTAATTCTGTTGTTACTCATTAGCCGGTTTCCCGATAGTTGCCAAAATTCCTCCATCAACGTAAATAATCTGACCGTTGATGAATCTGCTTGCGTCCGAAGCAAGGAAAATAGCCGTTCCAGCAAGGTCTTCGGGGTTTCCCCATCTTCCTTCCGGAGTTCTACTAATGATAAAATCGTTAAAAGGATGTCCATCCACTCGGATTGGTTCTGTCTGAGAAGTTGCAAAATATCCGGGGCCGATTCCGTTCACCTGAATATTGTGTTTTGCCCATTCTGTCGCCAGATTTTTGGTAAGCATTTTAAGACCGCCTTTTGCAGAAGCATAAGCGACTACATTGTCACGGCCCAGCTCACTCATCATCGAACAGATGTTGATGATCTTTCCCGATCTTCTTTTAATCATATGTTTGCCGATTAATTTCGACATGATAAAAGGTCCTGTAAGATCCACATCGATTACTTTTCTAAAGTCTTCTACCTCCATCTCAATAGCGGGAACACGTTTGATGATTCCTGCGTTGTTGACAAGGATGTCTATTTTTCCATGGGTAGCTTCCATAAGAGCTACTTTCTGAGCGGCTTCCAATTCGTCCGTCACATCAAAAAGATATCCGGTTGCTTTGTACCCTTTATCGTGATAATAGTTTAAAGCTTCCTCTAATTTTGACGGCGTTGTGCTTGTGATCGCCAGTTCAGCACCTGCAGCAGCAAGACCTTCTGCCATTGCCATTCCTAATCCGTGAGTACCACCCGTTACAACGGCTACTTTACCGGATAAATCAAATAAATTCATTAGAAAAATTACTTTAGTTCGTTAGTTTTGATACCGTCCATATCGCCGTAGTCCATGTTTTCGCCGGCCATACCCCAGATAAAAGTATAATTAGAAGTTCCTACTCCCGAGTGGATAGACCATTCCGGAGATAGCACAGCTTGACGATTTTGCATAAAAATATGACGCGTTTCCTGAGGCTGTCCTAAGAAATGACTGATTGTCTGACCTTCTTCCAAATCGAAATAGAAATAAGCTTCCATTCTTCTTGTGTGAGTATGTGAAGGCATTGTATTCCAAACACTTCCCGGGTGAAGTTCTGTCATTCCCATTTGTAATTGACACGTTTCAAGAACAGAATTTACAATCAGTTTGTTGATCGTACGCTTGTTGGCGTATTTCTCTTCACCTAATTCTACAATTTCGGCTTCGTTTTTTGTGATTTTCTTTGTCGGATAAGTGTGATGTGCAGGAGCTGAATTGATGTAAAAATAAGGTTGTGCATCACCAGATTTTTCAAAAACTACTTCTTTTGCTCCTTTACCAATATATAAAGCTTCCTTGTTGGCAAGCTCATATACTTCACCGTCTACTGTTACTTTTCCGGCACCGCCTACGTTGATGATTCCTAGCTCTCTCCTATCAAGGAAATGTTGAGCTTTCAAATCGTCTGTTGGTTCCAGTTTTAAGGCTTGTGTTGAAGGCATTATACCTCCTACAATCAGCCTGTCGTACATAGAGTAGACTAATTTTATCTTATCTTCATTAAATAAATCATTGATTAGAAACTCCCTCCTAAGATCTTCAGTGGTATACTTTTTTGCATCTTCTGGATGGTGGGCGTAACGAAATTCTGATTGTGTCATACTACTTGATTTTTATACTTTTTCTTTTACGGTTTTCTCAAACCTGTTAAACTTTGCGTAATCGATTGCATAAAATTACACTAAAATTTGATAGAATTACTGTTGGGATAAATATATAATTATTCTTTAATTAGTTAACAAAAAATTAATTTTAATTTACAAATACCTGAAAAACAGATTAATAATTTTTAAATTTTAAAAAAAATAAAGAATATTTTATGGAATTTCAAGGTTAAAAATTAACCAAAAGTTAATCCTAACCTTTAATTTTAAATAAAATCATGCCAAAATAAAGCAGCAAAACCAGAATTACAAAATCGTTAATAATAACTTCATTTCTCTATACATATGATGTGTATTAAGTTTAATCCTTAGTATTAAAGAAAAACGGTTAAAAATATCAACCTAAAAAGATGACAAAAATCAGGAAAACAGGTGGAATTTTGAGTTTGAGTATCAATTTTGGGAATTTTTAAGACAAAAAAACAGGCATTTTTTAAGTAAATTTTAAGTTTTTGATTATTAAACAGCAAAAAATTTCATGTATTTTAAAAATATTTCAATATTATTTAATTTAATAATAAATATTTAATTATCAACTAATTAAAACAAACTAACGAACAAATGTTCTGTTAAATTTAACAACTTAAACAATCAAATTAATGAAAAAATAATATTTTTTTCTTTGTGTAATGGAAAATAATATTAGTTTAGGAGCCAAGATATTTTATAACGAAAAATTACGCAATCGATTGCACTTGAATAAAGCGTATAATTTTTAAAAATTTTAATCACTAAAAAGAATAGAATACTTACTAAATCCACAAAACAAAAGCAACAAAGCTTGAAAAAAAACTTTCAACCAAAGAATTAAAACTATAAGGATACAATAATGGATAAAAGAGTACAATCAGTAAAGTGGTTATATTTAACTGTCTTTCTTCTTCCTGTCCTTGCAATGGCTCAAGAAAAAGAAACGAAAGCAGAAAAAGAAACTAAAATCGACGAAGTGGTTTTGGTAGGATATTCCAGAGTTTCTAAAAAAGACGTTACCAACGCTGTTGGTTCTGTAAAAGCCGAAGCTGTAAAGGATATGCCTGTGAATAGTGCTGCAGAAGCCATCCAGGGTAGAATTGCCGGTGTACAGATTACTGCAAGTGAGGGCTCGCCCGGTGCAGAAGTTGAAATTAAAGTAAGAGGTGGTACTTCTATCACACAGAGTAACGCACCCTTATATATCGTAGACGGAATTCAGATGGATAATGCACTATCCATCATTTCGCCGAAAGAAATTGAATCAATTGAGGTATTAAAAGACGCTGCTTCCACTTCTATCTACGGATCCAGAGGTGCAAACGGGGTTGTGATAATTACAACAAAAGGAGGACGCAAAAAAGCGGTTACAACGATTAACTACAGCGGTTACACAGGGGTTAGAAAAATCACGAATACGATTCCTGTTTTAGATCCTTATGAATTTGTAATGTATCAGTATGAACTTTACAACAAAAACGGTGTAGCTGAAGATATTACAGCCTTTAATACAAGATATGGAACCTATGATCAACTTGCTACCAAATATCAGAATATTAAAGAAAGAGATTGGCAAAATGAACTTTTCGGACAAGAAGCTTTCAACTTTACGCATAATTTAAGCTTAACAGGAGGATCTGATAAATCTGCATTCTCATTAACATTAAATCATGTTGAAGAAGACGGTATCATGCTAAATTCTGGTTTCAGAAGAAGTATGGCCAACTTTAAATATGATTATGATGTTTCTAAAAAATTAAAAGTTGGATTCAATGCAAGATACAGCCGACAGTTAATTTCCGGAGCAGGAACTTCTGCTACAGGTTCTCAAGGAACAAACAGACTGAGAAATGCGGTAAGATATCAACCATTTGAAGGAGGAAGTAATGTTCCTATCGATGATTTTGATCCTAACTACGCAACAAACACCAATTTGGTTAATCCTTTATTGTTGAATGACAATGAAATAAAGGACGCAAGAACCAATGACTTGT harbors:
- a CDS encoding sugar kinase — encoded protein: MSNKIVTFGEVIMRLSPPGNRTMKQSHEMEFFFGGTELNVASSLATMGCDVRHISSVSDDFVGESAVSFIKSFEIDTTFINKNEHPLGLYFLEVGSSVRASRIAYNRLNGSFANIKSEQIDWKKALEGCKYFHWTGISPGISKAAYESLKEGLQTARELGIEVTSDPAYRSNLWKYGKNGNEVLKELVSYSTIFIGGVNEINEILGTQFSSDKGGFIEACKKLKLQIPSIHKIFDKIRIGVTASSQQTQGRALVGGNYFETELLEVNPVVDRIGTGDAFAAGLIYGLINFDDEKALKFANAACAIKHTILGDINYSSAEDILEVMNGDSGGRIKR
- the uxaC gene encoding glucuronate isomerase, with product MKPFITDNFLLQNKYAEELYFKYAEKQPIIDYHNHLIPKDIAEDTIFENISKVWIAGDHYKWRAMRTMGVNEKFITGDASDKEKFEAWAKTVPYTLRNPLYHWTHLELKRYFGIDELLNADNASEIYENITAQLQTREKSTRGLLKMMNVESLCTTEDPTDLLNYHQDLAKSDFSIKVSTAFRPDKAILIENHNFADYISKLGESAGIEINSYQTLCDALLKRIEYFHENGCRLCDHGLNNISFEEFTEAEVSTIFNDKISGKVIAEKQVNQFKTAILLFLGEAYHKFGWVQQFHLGALRNNNERMHRILGPDTGWDSIGDFVQAETLSKLLNTLDGKDKLTKTILYNLNPADNEIFATMIGNFNDGSIKGKVQFGSGWWFLDQKDGMIKQMNALSNMGLISCFVGMLTDSRSFLSYPRHEYFRRVLCNLFGEEMKNGELPDDIELIGKTISDICYHNAKNYFDF
- a CDS encoding gluconate 5-dehydrogenase is translated as MNLFDLSGKVAVVTGGTHGLGMAMAEGLAAAGAELAITSTTPSKLEEALNYYHDKGYKATGYLFDVTDELEAAQKVALMEATHGKIDILVNNAGIIKRVPAIEMEVEDFRKVIDVDLTGPFIMSKLIGKHMIKRRSGKIINICSMMSELGRDNVVAYASAKGGLKMLTKNLATEWAKHNIQVNGIGPGYFATSQTEPIRVDGHPFNDFIISRTPEGRWGNPEDLAGTAIFLASDASRFINGQIIYVDGGILATIGKPANE
- the kduI gene encoding 5-dehydro-4-deoxy-D-glucuronate isomerase, with the translated sequence MTQSEFRYAHHPEDAKKYTTEDLRREFLINDLFNEDKIKLVYSMYDRLIVGGIMPSTQALKLEPTDDLKAQHFLDRRELGIINVGGAGKVTVDGEVYELANKEALYIGKGAKEVVFEKSGDAQPYFYINSAPAHHTYPTKKITKNEAEIVELGEEKYANKRTINKLIVNSVLETCQLQMGMTELHPGSVWNTMPSHTHTRRMEAYFYFDLEEGQTISHFLGQPQETRHIFMQNRQAVLSPEWSIHSGVGTSNYTFIWGMAGENMDYGDMDGIKTNELK